A region from the Haloarcula limicola genome encodes:
- a CDS encoding MFS transporter, with translation MATDRGRDGDGDADVDLLSAFRQFFALERDVLVLSLSMLAFSLAFQMTSRYVPEYMRLLGASASVIGLYGSVGNLISAVYPYPGGAVSDRVGSRLALTAFAVLATVGFGVWYLASVVGDVAIGPVTMPAWALVFVGLFLAQAWKSFGLGATFAIVKQSVPDDRLAMGFASTEVFRRLGFLIGPLAAAGLLAATATFVGGFQLVLLAAVGCGAVATVAQHVLYDAGEDSLGKSFEGVKQVIDDLRAMPATLRPLLVADTLVRFANGMVYVFFVIVVTEFLSVGFSGFGVSLRPDAFFGVLLGVEMVVAIVSMLPVSKLTEAFGLKPAVALGFSVYALFPLALIYAPSDQWVLVALFAYSGLRFAGLPAHKALIVGPAERDAGGRVTGTYYLIRNTVVIPSAALGGWIYGSEWAVEIAGVTVTAGPELAFGAATAIGVVGVLYFLVFGEEFDAYA, from the coding sequence ATGGCTACGGACCGCGGTCGCGACGGAGACGGCGACGCCGACGTCGACCTGCTCTCGGCGTTCCGGCAGTTCTTCGCCTTAGAGCGGGACGTGCTGGTGCTCTCGCTGTCGATGCTGGCGTTCTCGCTGGCCTTCCAGATGACCAGCCGCTACGTGCCCGAGTACATGCGCCTCCTCGGGGCGAGCGCGAGCGTCATCGGTCTCTACGGCAGCGTCGGCAACCTCATCAGCGCCGTCTATCCTTACCCCGGCGGGGCCGTCTCCGACCGCGTCGGCTCGCGCCTCGCGCTGACGGCCTTCGCCGTGCTGGCGACGGTCGGCTTCGGCGTCTGGTACCTCGCCTCGGTCGTCGGCGACGTGGCGATCGGGCCGGTCACGATGCCCGCGTGGGCCCTCGTCTTCGTCGGCCTCTTCCTCGCGCAGGCCTGGAAGTCGTTCGGCCTCGGGGCGACCTTCGCCATCGTCAAGCAGAGCGTCCCCGACGACCGGTTAGCAATGGGCTTCGCCAGCACCGAGGTGTTCCGACGACTGGGATTCCTCATCGGCCCGCTGGCCGCCGCGGGCCTGCTCGCGGCGACGGCGACGTTCGTCGGCGGCTTCCAGTTGGTCCTGCTCGCCGCGGTCGGCTGCGGGGCCGTCGCCACGGTGGCCCAGCACGTCCTCTACGACGCCGGCGAGGACTCCTTAGGGAAGTCCTTCGAGGGCGTGAAACAGGTTATAGACGACCTAAGAGCCATGCCCGCGACGCTGCGACCCCTGCTCGTCGCCGACACGCTGGTGCGCTTCGCAAACGGGATGGTGTACGTCTTCTTCGTCATCGTCGTCACGGAGTTCCTCTCGGTCGGCTTCTCGGGCTTCGGCGTCTCGCTCCGGCCCGACGCCTTCTTCGGCGTCCTACTGGGCGTCGAGATGGTCGTCGCCATCGTCTCGATGCTCCCCGTCTCGAAGCTCACCGAGGCGTTCGGCCTCAAGCCCGCCGTCGCGCTCGGGTTTTCGGTGTACGCGCTGTTTCCCCTCGCGCTCATCTACGCCCCGTCCGACCAGTGGGTGTTGGTCGCCCTCTTCGCGTACTCCGGGCTCCGCTTCGCGGGCCTGCCCGCCCACAAGGCGCTCATCGTCGGCCCGGCCGAGCGCGACGCCGGCGGCCGCGTCACCGGGACGTACTACCTGATTCGCAACACCGTCGTCATCCCGAGCGCCGCGCTCGGCGGCTGGATCTACGGCAGCGAGTGGGCCGTCGAGATCGCGGGTGTCACCGTCACCGCCGGCCCGGAACTGGCCTTCGGCGCGGCGACGGCTATCGGCGTCGTCGGCGTTCTGTACTTCCTCGTCTTCGGCGAGGAGTTCGACGCGTACGCGTGA